The following are encoded together in the Equus przewalskii isolate Varuska chromosome 14, EquPr2, whole genome shotgun sequence genome:
- the VAMP5 gene encoding vesicle-associated membrane protein 5 isoform X1: MAGNELERCQRQAEEVTEIMLNNFDKVLERDGKLAELEQRSDQLLDMSSAFSKTTKTLAQKKRWENIRCRICLGLVVGFVLLIILIVLLAVFLPQTSKDNSVPQAQDTGIISRPGD, translated from the exons GCAGGGAATGAGTTGGAACGGTGCCAGCGGCAGGCGGAGGAGGTGACGGAAATCATGCTCAACAACTTCGACAAGGTCCTGGAACGCGATGGGAAACTGGCGGAGCTGGAGCAGCGTTCAGACCAACTCCTGGACATG AGCTCAGCCTTCAGCAAGACAACCAAGACCCTGGCCCAGAAGAAGCGCTGGGAGAACATCCGTTGCCGGATCTGCTTGGGGCTGGTGGTGGGCTTTGTCCTGCTCATCATCCTGATTGTGCTGCTGGCCGTCTTTCTCCCACAGACAAGCAAGGACAACAGTGTCCCACAGGCCCAGGACACAGGCATTATCTCAAGGCCTGGGGACTGA
- the VAMP5 gene encoding vesicle-associated membrane protein 5 isoform X2: protein MLNNFDKVLERDGKLAELEQRSDQLLDMSSAFSKTTKTLAQKKRWENIRCRICLGLVVGFVLLIILIVLLAVFLPQTSKDNSVPQAQDTGIISRPGD, encoded by the exons ATGCTCAACAACTTCGACAAGGTCCTGGAACGCGATGGGAAACTGGCGGAGCTGGAGCAGCGTTCAGACCAACTCCTGGACATG AGCTCAGCCTTCAGCAAGACAACCAAGACCCTGGCCCAGAAGAAGCGCTGGGAGAACATCCGTTGCCGGATCTGCTTGGGGCTGGTGGTGGGCTTTGTCCTGCTCATCATCCTGATTGTGCTGCTGGCCGTCTTTCTCCCACAGACAAGCAAGGACAACAGTGTCCCACAGGCCCAGGACACAGGCATTATCTCAAGGCCTGGGGACTGA